Genomic window (Salvelinus alpinus chromosome 13, SLU_Salpinus.1, whole genome shotgun sequence):
gtcccgcaggtgaagaagctggatgtgtaTATCTTGGGCttgcgtggttacacgtgatctgcggttTTGAGGTCGGttggacaaattctctaaaacaacaatggaggtggcttatggtagagaaattaacattaaattatctggcaacagctctggtggacattcctgcagtcagcatgccaattgcacgctccctctaaatttgagacatctgtggcaatgtgttgtgtgacaaaacttcacatttgaAAGTGGCTTTTTatttcccccagcacaaggtgcacctgtgtaatgatcatgctgtttaattagcttcttgatatgccacacctgtcaggtggatagattatcttggcaaaggagaaatttgtgcacaacgtttgagagaaataagctttttgtgcgtatggaacatttcggggatcttttatttcagctcatgaaacatgggaccagtattttgtgttcatatttttgttcagtatagaatctATGGTCTGAGGGGCTTTGTACCTTTTTCCTTTCTATCACTTCTAACTCTATGGTCACACCACCAATGCAATGAGGTCACCACCAATGAGGTCATTCCACCAATGAGGTCACAGCACGGGagttccttcctgtctctctctgtgtgagggagggattAGTTGAGCTCATCTCCACAGATTAAATAAGTGTCCTTGTTTCGTCCAATTTCAAGTTCAATCCAACCTACTTCTTTAAATGAATCTCCCTTGATGCCTTCTATTTTGACCGTTTCAAAGTAACATTTGAGGATTAGATTGGATGCCATTCAACTTTTTCCAGGTAGTTGTTAAATTAACCATTACTTTTTATGTCATGGGAAGTCACCAACCTGGTGTTTTTTGACGTTTTTAAGACATGATGTTGATTCATGTTTAGAAGCCCTGATAAGCAGTGTTGTAGTACACTATTTGTTGTGGATATGGTTAGCAAAATAGAATAGCATTAGCcttgcatggtgatgtcaccctGTCTTGAAGTCAACTAAGGCTAAGCTAAGCCTCTTGCAGCTTGCTCTAGTCATGCATGGTAAAGAATCCTGGCAGGCCTCGTACATCCAACAAATACCTGCCCTTTACCTAAATGATTTAGTCAATTAGCATAAGACTTGACCGCTTTCGATGTGTAGCCTATATTACCGTGAATATTGTCTCCAACTCATCCTTGTCGATTTTCCCGTTGCCGTCCTGGTCAAACAATTTGAAGTACCACTTGAGTTTCTGGTTGATTTCTCCCTTCAGCATCAGACTGATGGCTGCGATGTACTCTACAAAATCTATGTACCCGTCCTAaaacagagatagagaaagagagagaaagggtgaagAAAGGGTACAAACAACAATACTTTTGCATGCCTTTGCAGCCATTTTTTCAAAACAATGTCTCCTCAGTGCACAGAATAATATATTTGATTTAATATATCCCACCTTCTGTAATTACATATATTAGATACATAGCCATGCTGTATATCTAAATATATCTCTGGACACATGGTCTTAGGGACACTGGATGCACCATAAAGttgaacctagtttacctgtaggTGGGTGTCGTGTCATGTCCTGGGTTTACCCCGTGTTCTGTCCATCTTGGTCAACACATCCACCCACAATCCACCCCTGGCGACAGCACCACCACTAAAGCTCTCTCCATCTGTACGAAGCTTTCCATTGAGCCCGTGCCAACTAAGAGACTTAGCTAATGGCACACACCCGGTGGGCACAACCCCTGAAGGAGGAATCCCACATAGTTTATCATACCAACATGTCCAGTCTGTTCTGGACAATGTAAACCGAAACCGaacaaaaaaaagtacaaaaCCTAATTTCTCTGCCGTGTGTACTTTACTACTCTTCCATTGTCAGCGTACTGTAGGTCAATTAACTGTAGTGGGGTATTATCCCCAGATTACCTACAGTACATAGGTAGTTAAGGTAATTAGCAGGTTTATCTATTAAGTGTCTTTCTGTGATAACGTTAGAGCTGTGTCACTCCCTCAGCACACAAATTTAAAGATCACAATCTCCGCTCCTACGTCTACTCAACAGTTTTTGTGTCACAAATTCTACTCCACTTGCCTGGTGCCAGTCTGTTTTTGCTCTCTTGCCAACTTCTTATGGAATTGCAACGTGGTCTCAAGGCAATTCATATTAGTCTGTATGTAAATCTGTAACACTCCTTTTAGAATGACATATTACGTTAGTTTACGTTAGGAAAGTAATAGCTGTAGTACAATACCATATGAATTATAGTAGGCGGTCATtgtaaaaataagaatttgttcttatctgacttgcccagttaagtAAAGTTGAACAacgaactcttcattgagacaacgaactcttcattgagacaacgCTGAAACATCAATCCAAGGGCTAGGCAGTGACACCTTTTCATTTGTGCCAAAATCAAAATGAAAGACAAGTTATCTAGCAAATTCAGGAGActatggtgtgaaataggcttttagaaatgcagtctttattttattacttatcgTTAATGCCATCTTTGGTGTGCAAGCTTTTTCCCCCCCGCTCATATCGATATATTTTGTATTATTCGTCATACAGAAAGAAGTGTTACATTGCATGAAGTTTAAAATACATTCTGCCATTGTGTAATGTGACATATTTTAACATGACCATTTTTTAACACGCTAaaataaaatgtagaaaataattaATCAGATGTCTTCTGCAAATGAAGGTGATGATGATGCAATCTTTGCAAGAGGGAGCTTGTTTTAGTTGGTCCTCAACTGGCGAATCAGCAATTTCATTCAGGCTAAATGGGttagcaggttagttctgaaggattcgttgAAATAGAAATGTCCCTGGCTAAAATATGAGCCACTCTCCACAACCAACCTAGCCTTTCTGCCTAAAGTAACTAGACCATTAGTAGGTATCATACGTCTTGGAGGTGCTCAGAAATACATGAAGTATATTTTGTATCGCTCTGAGGCCAGGCTGGGAATTGTCATGCCAATCATTTTGTTTAGCTTGACAATGACAATGGAGTAggcaaaagcacaaacagatttgcagtggtgtaaagtacttaagtaaaactactttaaagtacaacttaagtcatttttggggggtatctgtactttactatttatattttaaccaacttttacttcactatattcccaaagaaaataatgtacttttactccatacattttccctaatCCTCAAAAACACTTGTTACACTTTGAATGCttaagcaggacaggaaaattgtcaaattcaagagaacatccctggtcatcccaacTGCCTCTGATCTGTTGTACTCACTCAAATCCATGCTTCTTTTGTCAATTATGTCTGTTGGAGTGTTCCcttggctatccataaataaaacatttaatcgtgccatctggtttgcttaatatacgtttaaaaaaaaaagatttatacGCAATGATCGGGCATGTGGGCTGGATTGATATAAATCCAACCCAAGGAAAACTGTTACGGTACCCTTCATTCTGTGACATACCATTTTTTTCTTAATAATCTCACAAATTGcagttttggacgagactgactttatgacaaaaattatcctatttacacgtACTACATTTTGACTCTAGAATAAAGGTTTCTGTCAAATATCAATGCCACATAGGCCATTTTCTACAAAATTTGTTGTTTATTGCCTTCAGTTGCTTTAACTCAGCTCATTCCTCACACATTCTCCTACagaaaacacaccacacacacacaccacacaaatcTACTTAGAACActataaacacacacaggctCCGCTGAGGTATATTGGCCCTACACAGTGGCTCTGTCAGCACATTGGTGTGTGAGCCAATGGAAGCTCCTGTTCTCTCAGCTGACGGTTCAGCTCTTAGATCTATATCAAAGCATGTTAGCATATTAATGTTATAAGTGGCTCTGCCATCTTCCACCTCTCACATGCTATAGTCTACAAATGAAAATGTCATGTACTCTGAAAATGCACTCCAATGCATTAAAACTGCGGATGACAGCAATTGCATCTCTGCATCCAACTCAATAGTGCAGTCTGCAGAAAGAAACTATGGCACACCTACCGTAAGGTCCTGCAAGCCTGAGTGCTAGTCTATTTATGCCCACTCCTTTTCATTAATTGTTATGCCAAACACATCAtgcataaacagatctgggaccagggacCTGCAGCTCCAGTGACAGCTAAGCAGCTAAGcagtgagagacagaagagacaaaaTAATAGAGGGAACTTAGAACGTGGCACCTGCAGTAACTCCAAACTCAAGACTGACGCAATTACCCCTGCTCTTCTCCCAACATACAGAATAGaatgtcaaaataaaagtcccatgatgtcACAATAGAGGTCCCACATTAACATACACTTGAAATACATGACTTATATTGGTTTTATACCATCCTAATGCACTGTCACTCCCAGTCCCTCTATAAACGTGTGTGTCTTCATCAACATCATGATCATCTCACCCCGTCCATGTCGAAGGTGAAGAAGACTTGGTCCACGTAGCTGGTAGCGTTCGCGTTCATCCCCTGCAGACCAAGCATGCCCTTGAGTTCGAACAGCGTGATGAGTCCTGACGGAGACTCCTTCATAAACTTGTTGTACCAGTGGTGCATATCCTCTGCCAGGATATCATCGAGGTTAGAGCCGTGGTTCCCCATGTCTGAGAGGTGGCGCTGGGCTGAGAAGAGGGACGGTCGATGGAGCCTCTCGCCTTCTGAGGGATGAGTACTGGTTACAGGAAAGCTGGGCTGAGATCAATGACCTGTAGAGGTAGAGTAGACCCTGTTTTCTCTGGCTGACTCTGCTGTCACCCTTTTGGGTGAGATGGGGTAGTTCTGCT
Coding sequences:
- the guca1d gene encoding guanylate cyclase activator 1d; the encoded protein is MGNHGSNLDDILAEDMHHWYNKFMKESPSGLITLFELKGMLGLQGMNANATSYVDQVFFTFDMDGDGYIDFVEYIAAISLMLKGEINQKLKWYFKLFDQDGNGKIDKDELETIFTAIQDITRNQDVTPEEVVSLIFEKIDINGEGELTLEEFIEGAKGHDDIMEMLKKMMDLTPVLIIIVQGIVV